In Electrophorus electricus isolate fEleEle1 chromosome 12, fEleEle1.pri, whole genome shotgun sequence, a single window of DNA contains:
- the frmpd3 gene encoding FERM and PDZ domain-containing protein 3 isoform X5, with amino-acid sequence MAQVQDGQPKECDSPAMLEESQDGMDSGSLTPGTARQVCIQRHPLHGFGFIAGSERPVIVRSVFADGPSDGKLLAGDQILAINEESVSDSPRERVIDLVRHCKDSIVLTVLQPQQSPKSAFISAAKKARLRTNPPKVRFSEQVSISDPDSTMLKDDSLLLIPNVLKVFLENGQIKSFTFDSRTTVRDVISSLQDRLSLRYIEHFALVLESGGLDQNQRLHLLQESQPLSHVVHRTYFQGMKCLFRICFFPKDPADLLRRDPAAFEYLYIQSRNDVIKERFGMDWKADVTLKLAALHIYITVSIARPSQKISLKHVEKEWGLEPFLPLTLLPTVKEKNVCKTLSQLLKTYQHPPPAGNKVPPLQGKLQYIRVLNDLPPFGGLLFHTVGLDEKHTATTLLVGPRHGISHVIDLKNNLTTVLAEFSRVTKVQLFREHQGVARVEVVILEAKPLVLLMEWPDASNFACLISGYYKLFVDPKRTIYYRTPGQSQMIKAGLIVLAAITPESSLDSGHETNSSELTDVSEMVSAMKQHQNQAYLFAHHINKERIFSHRDFPLTIPGCTTQAIGGGAFSMSQIRASCPSKPVILSKTMPLKGTTPSGTPKEQSKTQHVIKTELDAEKAKSEPTKECTAELVPQANEESKVLDQESTSEVSKEEKSPSSKDGKLTPGTSEKGKEKSSGHSTPETTDKALPILLPVDRTASAKISATNICQDAETASSETNKPSSSKGLLPADDLFCTCPVRAESGPQLRLKDPQAQKVVVFHSCSPTDDERLRAKGLQLASNKDGAARTPDKNVPKPKALPTAKYSPVMPVKMERKDLLEVKSESLKSKVSAEPQNNTKNVPVLVDTTHVLSCGEKGATIPGAEYKKQANSKVKSQRSAPFSSIRNLLSATFPARLRRETDERRAQLQKVRQYELEFLEELLKPKTSQGEFLPQGSSPVPSGTPCACQLRTSPVQKVPGISREQRRSCDCKRLCRGMRLPDTPVGSAVENRGRERTISKTPPVKPKSPHAQEGPRRPQSLEIKTTRIRSTSLESREPKDTPTSCLPMCTSRSECTGAPQYKKLQRRYSIGEIDNNDSTPLYAEVKPTKTKSLEKEMERVRATGLRLPTPVEPIHTQGGDVKKKGVFFIQGEEILREGRDGTEVLLGLPSEDSEDREKCCSFCFCYRKCEAADESSEKDELSYSIPLQVLPGMQLDSRAMPVVSKTLQVLDAEDCSGEEEDEEEEEPQTQEIDLRACGNLESSLARVHSLQGKTFSLPDGFLNAQLDANELLSILRQCANSPQNESEPRMPPAKLAEYKQELAVRFKEFRASCRRVASVEKSPSRMLSAVTASFQVLCSLTQTFIRLVRGVRSENQKLQLLRKVEEVAVNYTLLLRAAEEAMGHSSSLPTKSASPQLSTSTNLGSLTRPIKTLPSK; translated from the exons CCCTGCGATGTTAGAGGAGAGTCAGGATGGTATGGACAGTGGTAGCTTGACCCCTGGCACAGCGCGACAGGTCTGCATCCAGCGGCATCCCCTCCATGGCTTCGGCTTCATTGCTGGCAGTGAACGGCCTGTCATTGTACGCTCTGTCTTTGCAG ATGGTCCATCTGACGGCAAGCTTCTAGCTGGTGACCAGATCCTAGCCATAAACGAAGAATCCGTCAGCGACTCGCCTAGGGAGAGAGTCATAGACCTTGTAAG ACATTGCAAAGACTCTATTGTTCTCACTGTGCTGCAGCCCCAACAG TCACCTAAATCTGCCTTCATAAGTGCAGCCAAGAAAGCTCGCCTGCGAACCAATCCTCCTAAAGTGCGCTTTTCTGAGCAAGTGTCCATCAGCGACCCAGACTCA ACCATGCTTAAAGACGACTCGTTGCTACTGATACCAAATGTGCTGAAGGTGTTCCTGGAGAACGGCCAAATCAAGTCCTTTACATTTGACAGCCGTACCACAGTCAGG GATGTGATATCCTCGCTCCAAGACCGTCTCTCTCTGCGCTACATTGAACATTTTGCTCTGGTTCTGGAATCTGGAGGGCTTGATCAGAACCAGAGACTGCATCTTCTACAGGAGAGCCAGCCTCTCTCTCAT GTGGTGCACAGAACCTACTTCCAGGGGATGAAGTGTCTATTCCGCATCTGCTTCTTTCCCAAGGACCCTGCTGACTTATTGAGGAGAGACCCTGCTGCCTTTGAGTACCTCTACATACAG AGCCGCAACGATGTCATCAAAGAGCGCTTTGGAATGGACTGGAAGGCTGATGTCACTCTTAAGTTGGCAGCCCTTCACATTTACATCACAGTGTCAATAGCAAGGCCCAGTCAGAAGATCTCCCTCAAGCATGTGGA GAAAGAATGGGGTCTGGAACCTTTCCTTCCTCTTACCTTGTTGCCAACTGTCAAGGAGAAAAATGTCTGCAAGACCCTTTCACAGCTGTTGAAAACATATCAGCACCCTCCACCTGCTGGCAACAAG GTGCCTCCTCTTCAAGGAAAGTTACAGTATATACGTGTGCTGAATGACCTTCCACCATTTGGAGGCTTGTTGTTTCACACAGTGGGACTG gatgaaaaacacacagccactacaTTGTTAGTGGGTCCTAGACATGGAATCAGTCATGTAATTGACCTAAAAAATAATCTCACAACTGTCCTGGCTGAGTTCAGCCGTGTAACAAAGGTCCAGCTGTTCCGGGAACATCAGGGAGTAGCCCGTGTGGAGGTGGTCATTCTTGAAGCTAAG CCCCTGGTTTTGTTGATGGAGTGGCCGGACGCATCAAACTTTGCCTGTTTGATTTCTGGCTATTACAAGCTCTTTGTGGATCCCAAAAGGACCATCTACTACAGGACACCTGGTCAGTCTCAAATGATCAAGGCAG GGTTGATTGTACTGGCTGCAATTACTCCAGAGTCATCCCTCGATTCTGGACATGAGACCAACTCATCAGAGCTAACTGATGTCTCAGAGATGGTGTCTGCCATGAAGCAGCATCAGAACCAAGCCTACCTATTTGCTCATCACATAAACAAGGAGCGAATCTTCAGCCATCGTGATTTCCCTTTGACAATCCCTGGCTGCACAACGCAGGCAATTGGAGGAGGAGCTTTTTCCATGAGTCAAATCCGTGCTAGTTGCCCATCGAAACCTGTGATTCTCAGTAAAACTATGCCCCTGAAAGGGACTACACCCTCTGGAACTCCCAAGGAGCAAAGTAAGACCCAACATGTAATAAAGACTGAACTGGATGCAGAAAAAGCCAAATCAGAACCCACCAAAGAGTGCACTGCAGAGCTTGTTCCTCAGGCAAATGAGGAATCCAAAGTTCTTGACCAAGAGAGCACTTCTGAAGTCAGCAAAGAGGAGAAGTCACCTTCATCTAAAGATGGTAAATTGACCCCTGGCACctctgaaaaaggaaaagagaaaagttCTGGGCACTCAACCCCAGAAACTACCGACAAAGCCTTACCTATTCTCTTGCCTGTGGACAGAACTGCTTCTGCCAAGATTTCTGCAACAAACATATGCCAAGATGCCGAGACTGCCTCGAGTGAGACCAATAAGCCTTCAAGTTCAAAGGGCCTACTGCCAGCTGATGACTTGTTCTGCACATGTCCAGTTCGAGCAGAGTCTGGACCACAACTGCGACTGAAAGACCCACAGGCACAAAAAGTAGTAGTGTTTCACTCATGCTCTCCAACTGATGATGAGCGTCTTCGTGCCAAAGGACTTCAGTTAGCCAGCAACAAAGACGGTGCAGCAAGGACACCTGATAAAAATGTACCTAAACCTAAAGCCCTTCCCACAGCAAAGTATTCCCCAGTCATGCCAGTGAAAATGGAAAGGAAAGATTTACTTGAGGTCAAGTCAGAGAGCTTGAAGAGTAAAGTCTCTGCTGAACCACAGAACAACACTAAAAATGTGCCTGTTCTAGTAGACACAACTCATGTTTTGAGCTGTGGAGAAAAGGGTGCAACTATACCTGGGGCAGAGTATAAGAAGCAGGCAAACAGCAAAGTCAAGTCTCAGCGTAGCGCTCCATTTTCAAGTATCAGAAATCTGCTCTCTGCCACATTCCCTGCCCGACTGCGGCGGGAGACAGATGAACGCCGAGCACAGCTTCAGAAGGTGAGGCAATATGAACTTGAGTTCCTGGAGGAGCTTCTAAAGCCCAAAACATCACAAGGAGAGTTCTTGCCCCAGGGCTCATCTCCTGTCCCCTCGGGTACTCCATGTGCTTGCCAGCTGCGTACAAGTCCAGTGCAGAAAGTCCCTGGGATCTCACGAGAGCAGCGACGTAGCTGTGATTGCAAAAGGTTGTGCAGGGGAATGCGTCTCCCTGATACTCCAGTAGGTTCTGCAGTggaaaacagaggaagagagaggaccATCTCCAAAACTCCCCCTGTAAAGCCCAAATCACCACATGCTCAAGAGGGGCCTAGGCGGCCCCAGTCTTTAGAGATCAAGACCACACGAATCCGCTCCACAAGCTTGGAATCAAGGGAGCCCAAAGACACACCCACGTCCTGTTTACCCATGTGTACGTCCCGCTCAGAATGCACTGGAGCACCACAGTACAAGAAGCTACAAAGGCGGTATAGTATAGGAGAGATTGATAACAATGACAGCACACCCCTTTATGCTGAGGTCAAACctaccaaaacaaaaagcttGGAAAAGGAAATGGAAAGAGTTAGGGCTACAGGACTGAGACTTCCAACTCCAGTGGAACCCATTCATACTCAAGGTGGAGATGTCAAAAAGAAGGGAGTATTCTTTATCCAAGGTGAAGAAATTCTTCGTGAGGGTCGAGATGGCACTGAGGTTCTACTTGGCTTGCCAAGCGAAGACAGTGAGGACAGGGAAAAATGTTGCTCCTTTTGTTTCTGCTACCGTAAGTGCGAGGCTGCTGATGAGAGCAGTGAAAAAGATGAACTGTCATATTCCATTCCTCTTCAGGTCTTGCCTGGAATGCAGCTGGATTCAAGAGCTATGCCTGTAGTCAGCAAGACATTGCAGGTACTTGATGCTGAGGATTGcagtggagaagaagaagacgaagaggaggaggaaccacAAACTCAGGAGATTGACCTACGGGCCTGTGGAAATTTGGAAAGTAGTTTGGCACGAGTGCATTCCCTGCAGGGAAAAACTTTCAGCCTACCTGATGGCTTTTTAAATGCACAACTTGATGCTAATGAGCTGCTCTCTATTTTACGACAGTGTGCCAACAGTCCCCAGAATGAGAGCGAACCTCGCATGCCTCCAGCAAAGCTGGCAGAGTACAAGCAAGAGCTTGCAGTCCGCTTCAAAGAGTTTAGAGCATCATGCCGCCGGGTGGCAAGTGTTGAGAAAAGTCCTTCACGAATGTTAAGTGCTGTCACAGCCAGTTTCCAAGTGTTGTGCAGCCTAACTCAGACATTCATTCGGTTGGTGCGTGGCGTACGATCTGAGAACCAAAAGCTACAGCTCTTGCGAAAGGTAGAAGAGGTTGCAGTGAACTACACTCTGCTTCTTCGGGCTGCTGAAGAGGCAATGGGACACTCCAGCAGCTTGCCCACAAAGAGCGCAAGTCCACAACTATCCACCTCCACCAATCTGGGCTCCCTTACTAGGCCCATTAAAACCTTGCCCAGCAAGTAA
- the frmpd3 gene encoding FERM and PDZ domain-containing protein 3 isoform X6 yields the protein MAQVQDGQPKECDSPAMLEESQDGMDSGSLTPGTARQVCIQRHPLHGFGFIAGSERPVIVRSVFADGPSDGKLLAGDQILAINEESVSDSPRERVIDLVRHCKDSIVLTVLQPQQSPKSAFISAAKKARLRTNPPKVRFSEQVSISDPDSTMLKDDSLLLIPNVLKVFLENGQIKSFTFDSRTTVRDVISSLQDRLSLRYIEHFALVLESGGLDQNQRLHLLQESQPLSHVVHRTYFQGMKCLFRICFFPKDPADLLRRDPAAFEYLYIQSRNDVIKERFGMDWKADVTLKLAALHIYITVSIARPSQKISLKHVEKEWGLEPFLPLTLLPTVKEKNVCKTLSQLLKTYQHPPPAGNKVPPLQGKLQYIRVLNDLPPFGGLLFHTVGLDEKHTATTLLVGPRHGISHVIDLKNNLTTVLAEFSRVTKVQLFREHQGVARVEVVILEAKPLVLLMEWPDASNFACLISGYYKLFVDPKRTIYYRTPGLIVLAAITPESSLDSGHETNSSELTDVSEMVSAMKQHQNQAYLFAHHINKERIFSHRDFPLTIPGCTTQAIGGGAFSMSQIRASCPSKPVILSKTMPLKGTTPSGTPKEQSKTQHVIKTELDAEKAKSEPTKECTAELVPQANEESKVLDQESTSEVSKEEKSPSSKDGKLTPGTSEKGKEKSSGHSTPETTDKALPILLPVDRTASAKISATNICQDAETASSETNKPSSSKGLLPADDLFCTCPVRAESGPQLRLKDPQAQKVVVFHSCSPTDDERLRAKGLQLASNKDGAARTPDKNVPKPKALPTAKYSPVMPVKMERKDLLEVKSESLKSKVSAEPQNNTKNVPVLVDTTHVLSCGEKGATIPGAEYKKQANSKVKSQRSAPFSSIRNLLSATFPARLRRETDERRAQLQKVRQYELEFLEELLKPKTSQGEFLPQGSSPVPSGTPCACQLRTSPVQKVPGISREQRRSCDCKRLCRGMRLPDTPVGSAVENRGRERTISKTPPVKPKSPHAQEGPRRPQSLEIKTTRIRSTSLESREPKDTPTSCLPMCTSRSECTGAPQYKKLQRRYSIGEIDNNDSTPLYAEVKPTKTKSLEKEMERVRATGLRLPTPVEPIHTQGGDVKKKGVFFIQGEEILREGRDGTEVLLGLPSEDSEDREKCCSFCFCYRKCEAADESSEKDELSYSIPLQVLPGMQLDSRAMPVVSKTLQVLDAEDCSGEEEDEEEEEPQTQEIDLRACGNLESSLARVHSLQGKTFSLPDGFLNAQLDANELLSILRQCANSPQNESEPRMPPAKLAEYKQELAVRFKEFRASCRRVASVEKSPSRMLSAVTASFQVLCSLTQTFIRLVRGVRSENQKLQLLRKVEEVAVNYTLLLRAAEEAMGHSSSLPTKSASPQLSTSTNLGSLTRPIKTLPSK from the exons CCCTGCGATGTTAGAGGAGAGTCAGGATGGTATGGACAGTGGTAGCTTGACCCCTGGCACAGCGCGACAGGTCTGCATCCAGCGGCATCCCCTCCATGGCTTCGGCTTCATTGCTGGCAGTGAACGGCCTGTCATTGTACGCTCTGTCTTTGCAG ATGGTCCATCTGACGGCAAGCTTCTAGCTGGTGACCAGATCCTAGCCATAAACGAAGAATCCGTCAGCGACTCGCCTAGGGAGAGAGTCATAGACCTTGTAAG ACATTGCAAAGACTCTATTGTTCTCACTGTGCTGCAGCCCCAACAG TCACCTAAATCTGCCTTCATAAGTGCAGCCAAGAAAGCTCGCCTGCGAACCAATCCTCCTAAAGTGCGCTTTTCTGAGCAAGTGTCCATCAGCGACCCAGACTCA ACCATGCTTAAAGACGACTCGTTGCTACTGATACCAAATGTGCTGAAGGTGTTCCTGGAGAACGGCCAAATCAAGTCCTTTACATTTGACAGCCGTACCACAGTCAGG GATGTGATATCCTCGCTCCAAGACCGTCTCTCTCTGCGCTACATTGAACATTTTGCTCTGGTTCTGGAATCTGGAGGGCTTGATCAGAACCAGAGACTGCATCTTCTACAGGAGAGCCAGCCTCTCTCTCAT GTGGTGCACAGAACCTACTTCCAGGGGATGAAGTGTCTATTCCGCATCTGCTTCTTTCCCAAGGACCCTGCTGACTTATTGAGGAGAGACCCTGCTGCCTTTGAGTACCTCTACATACAG AGCCGCAACGATGTCATCAAAGAGCGCTTTGGAATGGACTGGAAGGCTGATGTCACTCTTAAGTTGGCAGCCCTTCACATTTACATCACAGTGTCAATAGCAAGGCCCAGTCAGAAGATCTCCCTCAAGCATGTGGA GAAAGAATGGGGTCTGGAACCTTTCCTTCCTCTTACCTTGTTGCCAACTGTCAAGGAGAAAAATGTCTGCAAGACCCTTTCACAGCTGTTGAAAACATATCAGCACCCTCCACCTGCTGGCAACAAG GTGCCTCCTCTTCAAGGAAAGTTACAGTATATACGTGTGCTGAATGACCTTCCACCATTTGGAGGCTTGTTGTTTCACACAGTGGGACTG gatgaaaaacacacagccactacaTTGTTAGTGGGTCCTAGACATGGAATCAGTCATGTAATTGACCTAAAAAATAATCTCACAACTGTCCTGGCTGAGTTCAGCCGTGTAACAAAGGTCCAGCTGTTCCGGGAACATCAGGGAGTAGCCCGTGTGGAGGTGGTCATTCTTGAAGCTAAG CCCCTGGTTTTGTTGATGGAGTGGCCGGACGCATCAAACTTTGCCTGTTTGATTTCTGGCTATTACAAGCTCTTTGTGGATCCCAAAAGGACCATCTACTACAGGACACCTG GGTTGATTGTACTGGCTGCAATTACTCCAGAGTCATCCCTCGATTCTGGACATGAGACCAACTCATCAGAGCTAACTGATGTCTCAGAGATGGTGTCTGCCATGAAGCAGCATCAGAACCAAGCCTACCTATTTGCTCATCACATAAACAAGGAGCGAATCTTCAGCCATCGTGATTTCCCTTTGACAATCCCTGGCTGCACAACGCAGGCAATTGGAGGAGGAGCTTTTTCCATGAGTCAAATCCGTGCTAGTTGCCCATCGAAACCTGTGATTCTCAGTAAAACTATGCCCCTGAAAGGGACTACACCCTCTGGAACTCCCAAGGAGCAAAGTAAGACCCAACATGTAATAAAGACTGAACTGGATGCAGAAAAAGCCAAATCAGAACCCACCAAAGAGTGCACTGCAGAGCTTGTTCCTCAGGCAAATGAGGAATCCAAAGTTCTTGACCAAGAGAGCACTTCTGAAGTCAGCAAAGAGGAGAAGTCACCTTCATCTAAAGATGGTAAATTGACCCCTGGCACctctgaaaaaggaaaagagaaaagttCTGGGCACTCAACCCCAGAAACTACCGACAAAGCCTTACCTATTCTCTTGCCTGTGGACAGAACTGCTTCTGCCAAGATTTCTGCAACAAACATATGCCAAGATGCCGAGACTGCCTCGAGTGAGACCAATAAGCCTTCAAGTTCAAAGGGCCTACTGCCAGCTGATGACTTGTTCTGCACATGTCCAGTTCGAGCAGAGTCTGGACCACAACTGCGACTGAAAGACCCACAGGCACAAAAAGTAGTAGTGTTTCACTCATGCTCTCCAACTGATGATGAGCGTCTTCGTGCCAAAGGACTTCAGTTAGCCAGCAACAAAGACGGTGCAGCAAGGACACCTGATAAAAATGTACCTAAACCTAAAGCCCTTCCCACAGCAAAGTATTCCCCAGTCATGCCAGTGAAAATGGAAAGGAAAGATTTACTTGAGGTCAAGTCAGAGAGCTTGAAGAGTAAAGTCTCTGCTGAACCACAGAACAACACTAAAAATGTGCCTGTTCTAGTAGACACAACTCATGTTTTGAGCTGTGGAGAAAAGGGTGCAACTATACCTGGGGCAGAGTATAAGAAGCAGGCAAACAGCAAAGTCAAGTCTCAGCGTAGCGCTCCATTTTCAAGTATCAGAAATCTGCTCTCTGCCACATTCCCTGCCCGACTGCGGCGGGAGACAGATGAACGCCGAGCACAGCTTCAGAAGGTGAGGCAATATGAACTTGAGTTCCTGGAGGAGCTTCTAAAGCCCAAAACATCACAAGGAGAGTTCTTGCCCCAGGGCTCATCTCCTGTCCCCTCGGGTACTCCATGTGCTTGCCAGCTGCGTACAAGTCCAGTGCAGAAAGTCCCTGGGATCTCACGAGAGCAGCGACGTAGCTGTGATTGCAAAAGGTTGTGCAGGGGAATGCGTCTCCCTGATACTCCAGTAGGTTCTGCAGTggaaaacagaggaagagagaggaccATCTCCAAAACTCCCCCTGTAAAGCCCAAATCACCACATGCTCAAGAGGGGCCTAGGCGGCCCCAGTCTTTAGAGATCAAGACCACACGAATCCGCTCCACAAGCTTGGAATCAAGGGAGCCCAAAGACACACCCACGTCCTGTTTACCCATGTGTACGTCCCGCTCAGAATGCACTGGAGCACCACAGTACAAGAAGCTACAAAGGCGGTATAGTATAGGAGAGATTGATAACAATGACAGCACACCCCTTTATGCTGAGGTCAAACctaccaaaacaaaaagcttGGAAAAGGAAATGGAAAGAGTTAGGGCTACAGGACTGAGACTTCCAACTCCAGTGGAACCCATTCATACTCAAGGTGGAGATGTCAAAAAGAAGGGAGTATTCTTTATCCAAGGTGAAGAAATTCTTCGTGAGGGTCGAGATGGCACTGAGGTTCTACTTGGCTTGCCAAGCGAAGACAGTGAGGACAGGGAAAAATGTTGCTCCTTTTGTTTCTGCTACCGTAAGTGCGAGGCTGCTGATGAGAGCAGTGAAAAAGATGAACTGTCATATTCCATTCCTCTTCAGGTCTTGCCTGGAATGCAGCTGGATTCAAGAGCTATGCCTGTAGTCAGCAAGACATTGCAGGTACTTGATGCTGAGGATTGcagtggagaagaagaagacgaagaggaggaggaaccacAAACTCAGGAGATTGACCTACGGGCCTGTGGAAATTTGGAAAGTAGTTTGGCACGAGTGCATTCCCTGCAGGGAAAAACTTTCAGCCTACCTGATGGCTTTTTAAATGCACAACTTGATGCTAATGAGCTGCTCTCTATTTTACGACAGTGTGCCAACAGTCCCCAGAATGAGAGCGAACCTCGCATGCCTCCAGCAAAGCTGGCAGAGTACAAGCAAGAGCTTGCAGTCCGCTTCAAAGAGTTTAGAGCATCATGCCGCCGGGTGGCAAGTGTTGAGAAAAGTCCTTCACGAATGTTAAGTGCTGTCACAGCCAGTTTCCAAGTGTTGTGCAGCCTAACTCAGACATTCATTCGGTTGGTGCGTGGCGTACGATCTGAGAACCAAAAGCTACAGCTCTTGCGAAAGGTAGAAGAGGTTGCAGTGAACTACACTCTGCTTCTTCGGGCTGCTGAAGAGGCAATGGGACACTCCAGCAGCTTGCCCACAAAGAGCGCAAGTCCACAACTATCCACCTCCACCAATCTGGGCTCCCTTACTAGGCCCATTAAAACCTTGCCCAGCAAGTAA